From one Lolium rigidum isolate FL_2022 chromosome 4, APGP_CSIRO_Lrig_0.1, whole genome shotgun sequence genomic stretch:
- the LOC124708297 gene encoding uncharacterized protein LOC124708297, which produces MGSSSPAVPDPALALGLRHPAALARRIAMARGVAVAPALRPWLLVDAVPLVVVVLIAAHVLALGYWIYRLATDGSKHPARSKKH; this is translated from the exons ATGGGCTCCAGCAGCCCGGCGGTGCCCGACCCGGCCCTCGCCCTCGGCCTCCGccaccccgccgccctcgcccgccgcatCGCCATGGCGCGCGGCGTCGCCGTCGCGCCCGCGCTCCGCCCCTGGCTGCTCGTCGACGCCGTgccgctcgtcgtcgtcgtcctcatcgccgcGCACGTCCTCGCCCTC GGCTACTGGATCTACAGGCTCGCTACCGATGGGTCCAAGCACCCTGCGCGGAGCAAGAAGCACTAG
- the LOC124708792 gene encoding uncharacterized protein LOC124708792 — protein sequence MGSSSPAVPDPALALGLRHPAALARRIAMARGVAVAPALRPWLLVDAVPLVVVVLIAAHVLALGYWIYRLATDGSKHPARSKKH from the exons ATGGGCTCCAGCAGCCCGGCGGTGCCCGACCCGGCCCTCGCCCTCGGCCTCCGccaccccgccgccctcgcccgccgcatCGCCATGGCGCGCGGCGTCGCCGTCGCGCCCGCGCTCCGCCCCTGGCTGCTCGTCGACGCCGTGCCTCTCGTCGTCGTCGTACTCATCGCCGCCCACGTCCTCGCCCTC GGCTACTGGATCTACAGGCTCGCTACCGATGGGTCCAAGCACCCTGCGCGGAGCAAGAAGCACTAG